From Streptomonospora salina, the proteins below share one genomic window:
- a CDS encoding response regulator, producing the protein MSALRVALADDQALVRMGLRVLIDAEDDMEPAGEAADGREAVDVVRREHPDVILMDVRMPGMDGIAALREIAADDAMAGTRVVVLTTFELDEYVFDALRAGAAGFLIKDSDPGELLRAIRLAAAGESLLSPSVTCSVIASFASRAPSGGPRPDLSELTEREQEVLALVGEGLSNAEIAERLVVSPATARTHVSRAMVKLHARDRAQLVVTAYRAGLAG; encoded by the coding sequence GTGAGCGCGCTCCGGGTCGCCCTCGCCGACGACCAGGCCCTGGTGCGCATGGGCCTGCGCGTGCTGATCGACGCCGAGGACGACATGGAGCCCGCCGGCGAGGCCGCAGACGGCCGCGAAGCGGTCGACGTCGTGCGCCGCGAACACCCCGACGTGATCCTGATGGACGTGCGCATGCCCGGCATGGACGGCATCGCCGCGCTGCGCGAGATCGCGGCCGACGACGCCATGGCGGGCACCCGTGTCGTCGTTCTGACGACCTTCGAGCTGGACGAATACGTGTTCGACGCCTTGCGCGCCGGCGCCGCCGGGTTCCTGATCAAGGACAGCGACCCCGGCGAGCTGCTGCGGGCGATCCGGCTGGCGGCGGCGGGGGAGTCGCTGCTGTCGCCCTCGGTCACCTGCAGCGTCATCGCCTCTTTCGCCTCGCGCGCCCCCTCCGGGGGCCCGCGCCCGGATCTGAGCGAACTGACCGAGCGCGAGCAGGAGGTCCTGGCCCTGGTCGGTGAGGGCCTGTCCAACGCCGAGATCGCCGAGCGGCTGGTCGTCAGCCCCGCCACGGCGCGCACCCACGTCAGCCGCGCGATGGTCAAACTGCACGCCCGCGATCGCGCACAGCTGGTGGTGACCGCCTACCGGGCGGGGCTGGCGGGATGA
- the lon gene encoding endopeptidase La, with product MTEAQSNTTFPVLPLDDEVVLPGMVVPVDISDSEVRAAVDAARAVSEGAAEAPGSHSGSSAKPRVLIIPRLDGNYAAVGSVAVIEQIGRTPEGEPAAVLRGTARARVGSGTTGPGAALWVSADVHDEEPPEGGYPGRVDEQARDYKALLTTYLQKRGAWQILDGIQQLEDAGSLADRGGYSPFLKTAQKLQLLETYDVAERLRLLSEWTREYLAELDVAETIDQDVQKGVDKQQREFLLRRQLDAIRTELNELSGRPGSEEDDYRERVESAELPDHVRTAALEEVDKLERAGDSSPESGWIRTWLDTILDMPWNTRTEDAYDIPGAREILDADHAGLDDVKERIVEYLAVRKRREEKGQGVVGGRRSGAVLALVGPPGVGKTSLGESVARSMGRTFTRVALGGVRDEAEIRGHRRTYVGALPGRIVRAVKESGSMNPVVLLDEIDKVGSDFRGDPTSALLEVLDPEQNHTFRDHYLEVDLDLSDVVFLATANALETVPAPLLDRMEVVQLDGYTEDEKVTIARDHLLPRQLERAGLEPGEAELGDGALRRIAAEYTREAGVRELERTVARVLRKAASGVALGERELPLSVGADDLTGFIGRPKHTPETAERTSVPGVATGLAVTGTGGDVLFVEASLADPESGADGLTLTGQLGDVMKESARIALSYLRSRGAELELPVGDLKERGIHLHVPAGSIPKDGPSAGVTMTTALASLLSGRSARSDVAMTGEVSLTGRVLPIGGVKQKLLAAHRAGITTVLIPARNEPDLDDVPDDVREQLTVHPVSDVREVLDLALSPAEAPQPLAA from the coding sequence ATGACTGAAGCGCAGTCCAACACGACGTTCCCCGTGCTTCCCCTCGACGACGAGGTCGTGCTCCCCGGCATGGTCGTGCCGGTGGACATCTCCGACTCCGAGGTGCGCGCCGCCGTCGACGCCGCGCGTGCCGTGAGCGAGGGCGCGGCCGAGGCTCCAGGGAGCCACTCCGGCTCCTCGGCCAAGCCGCGAGTGCTGATCATCCCCCGGCTCGACGGCAACTACGCCGCGGTCGGGAGCGTCGCCGTCATCGAACAGATCGGACGCACCCCCGAGGGGGAGCCGGCCGCGGTCCTGCGGGGAACCGCGCGCGCCCGTGTCGGCAGCGGAACCACCGGGCCCGGAGCCGCCCTGTGGGTCTCGGCCGACGTCCACGACGAAGAACCGCCCGAAGGCGGCTACCCCGGCAGGGTCGACGAGCAGGCCCGGGACTACAAGGCGCTGCTGACCACCTACCTGCAAAAGCGCGGCGCCTGGCAGATCCTGGACGGGATCCAGCAGCTGGAGGACGCCGGCAGCCTCGCCGACCGCGGCGGATACTCCCCCTTCCTCAAGACCGCGCAGAAGCTGCAGCTCCTGGAGACCTACGACGTCGCCGAGCGGCTCCGGCTGCTGAGCGAGTGGACCCGCGAGTACCTGGCCGAGCTCGACGTCGCCGAGACCATCGACCAGGACGTGCAGAAGGGCGTCGACAAGCAGCAGCGCGAGTTCCTGCTGCGGCGCCAGCTGGACGCCATCCGCACGGAGCTCAACGAGCTCTCCGGCCGCCCCGGCAGCGAGGAGGACGACTACCGCGAGCGCGTGGAGTCGGCCGAACTGCCCGACCACGTCCGCACGGCGGCGCTGGAGGAGGTCGACAAGCTGGAGCGGGCCGGCGACTCCTCGCCGGAGTCGGGGTGGATCCGCACCTGGCTCGACACGATCCTGGACATGCCCTGGAACACCCGGACCGAGGACGCCTACGACATCCCCGGCGCACGCGAGATCCTCGACGCCGACCACGCCGGCCTCGACGACGTCAAGGAGCGCATCGTCGAGTACCTGGCGGTGCGCAAGCGCCGCGAGGAGAAGGGCCAGGGCGTGGTCGGCGGTCGGCGCAGCGGCGCCGTGCTGGCACTGGTCGGCCCGCCCGGCGTGGGCAAGACGTCGCTGGGCGAGTCGGTGGCGCGCTCCATGGGCCGCACGTTCACCCGCGTGGCCCTGGGCGGCGTGCGCGACGAGGCCGAGATCCGCGGCCACCGGCGCACCTACGTCGGCGCGCTGCCGGGGCGCATCGTCCGCGCCGTCAAGGAGTCGGGGTCGATGAACCCGGTCGTGCTGCTCGACGAGATCGACAAGGTCGGCAGCGACTTCCGCGGCGACCCCACCTCGGCGCTGCTGGAGGTGCTCGACCCGGAGCAGAACCACACGTTCCGCGACCACTACCTCGAAGTCGACCTCGACCTGTCCGACGTCGTCTTCCTGGCCACCGCCAACGCGCTGGAGACCGTTCCCGCCCCGCTGCTGGACCGCATGGAGGTGGTGCAGCTGGACGGCTACACCGAGGACGAGAAGGTCACCATCGCCCGCGACCACCTGCTGCCGCGCCAGCTGGAGCGGGCGGGTTTGGAGCCCGGCGAGGCCGAGCTCGGCGACGGCGCGCTGCGCCGGATCGCGGCCGAGTACACCCGCGAGGCCGGTGTCCGGGAGCTGGAGCGCACCGTCGCGCGGGTGCTGCGCAAGGCGGCCTCGGGCGTGGCGCTGGGCGAGCGCGAGCTGCCGCTGTCGGTCGGCGCCGACGACCTGACCGGCTTCATCGGGCGGCCCAAGCACACCCCGGAGACGGCCGAGCGCACATCGGTTCCGGGGGTGGCCACCGGACTGGCGGTCACCGGTACCGGCGGCGACGTGCTCTTCGTCGAAGCGTCGCTGGCCGACCCGGAGTCCGGCGCCGACGGACTGACTCTGACCGGCCAGCTCGGCGACGTGATGAAGGAGTCCGCCCGGATCGCGCTGTCCTACCTCCGCTCGCGCGGGGCGGAACTGGAGCTGCCGGTGGGCGACCTCAAGGAGCGCGGCATCCACCTGCACGTGCCCGCGGGGTCGATCCCCAAGGACGGGCCCAGCGCCGGGGTCACCATGACCACGGCCCTGGCTTCGCTGCTGTCGGGCCGCTCCGCGCGCTCCGACGTGGCCATGACCGGCGAGGTCTCCCTCACCGGCCGGGTGCTGCCGATCGGCGGCGTCAAGCAGAAGCTGCTGGCTGCGCACCGGGCGGGGATCACCACGGTGCTCATCCCCGCGCGCAACGAGCCCGACCTGGACGACGTCCCCGACGACGTCCGTGAACAGCTCACGGTTCACCCGGTCAGCGACGTCCGCGAGGTCCTCGACCTGGCCCTCAGCCCGGCCGAGGCCCCGCAGCCGCTGGCGGCGTAG